A single genomic interval of Psychrilyobacter piezotolerans harbors:
- a CDS encoding (2Fe-2S)-binding protein produces MEIKLKINGINKEVTIKEGEYLQSALKKLGFLNVRKGCETGSCGLCTVLLDGKPTLSCSTLAVRGIGKDITTLEGESVEVAKFAEVLTGEGADQCGYCSPGFTLTVIAMKRELESPTIDEIKHYLTGNLCRCTGYMGQLRAVKKYMEVK; encoded by the coding sequence ATGGAAATTAAATTAAAAATAAACGGGATTAATAAAGAGGTAACGATAAAAGAGGGCGAATATCTGCAGTCAGCTCTAAAAAAACTGGGATTTCTAAATGTTAGAAAGGGGTGTGAAACCGGTTCCTGCGGGCTGTGCACAGTATTACTGGATGGTAAACCTACCCTTTCCTGTTCAACGCTGGCTGTGAGGGGAATTGGAAAAGATATTACTACCTTAGAGGGAGAAAGTGTGGAAGTAGCAAAGTTTGCCGAAGTTTTAACCGGTGAGGGAGCAGATCAATGCGGGTATTGTTCTCCCGGGTTTACCCTTACTGTAATAGCCATGAAGAGGGAACTGGAATCTCCTACAATAGATGAGATAAAGCATTATTTAACTGGAAATCTCTGCAGATGTACCGGGTATATGGGACAGCTTAGAGCAGTTAAAAAATATATGGAGGTAAAATAA
- a CDS encoding FAD binding domain-containing protein — protein MFTIKQHLMAQSIEEGYETLVKNRNNVILGGTGFLKLGNKNINIGIDLSDLDLDYIREDENNIEIGPMTTFRSVETNKLLRENFDGIIAKSVEEIVGIQLRSVITAGATVASKYGFSDFITALLSLNTQVELYKGGIISLDEYLAEEKIPRDILVRIIIKKDGKRAAFKTMRNSKSDYAVLNCAVSDLDGEYRVAVGARPGRAVVKTISNEEVNNKIDEKIEAVVNEMKFGKNMRASGEYREMIAKVLIRRCLEELESK, from the coding sequence ATGTTTACAATAAAACAGCATTTAATGGCCCAGTCCATAGAGGAAGGATATGAAACTTTAGTTAAAAATAGAAATAACGTGATCTTAGGAGGGACAGGGTTTTTGAAACTGGGAAATAAAAACATCAATATTGGAATAGATCTGTCCGATCTGGACCTGGATTATATCAGGGAAGACGAAAACAATATAGAGATAGGCCCTATGACGACTTTCAGGAGTGTTGAAACAAATAAACTGTTGAGAGAAAATTTTGACGGCATCATAGCAAAATCAGTGGAGGAGATAGTGGGTATCCAGTTAAGATCTGTCATTACAGCAGGAGCTACAGTAGCTTCTAAATATGGGTTTTCAGACTTTATAACGGCGCTGCTGTCACTTAATACCCAGGTAGAATTATATAAGGGTGGAATAATATCCTTGGATGAATATCTGGCTGAGGAAAAGATCCCCAGAGACATCCTGGTAAGGATTATAATTAAAAAGGATGGGAAAAGGGCAGCTTTTAAAACTATGAGAAATTCAAAGAGCGACTATGCTGTCTTAAACTGTGCTGTATCTGACCTGGACGGGGAATACAGGGTAGCTGTAGGAGCCAGACCCGGAAGAGCAGTGGTAAAAACAATTAGTAATGAGGAAGTGAATAATAAAATCGATGAAAAGATCGAAGCCGTGGTAAATGAGATGAAGTTTGGAAAGAATATGAGAGCCAGCGGAGAATACAGAGAGATGATAGCAAAAGTTTTGATCAGAAGATGTCTCGAGGAGCTAGAAAGTAAATAA
- a CDS encoding uracil-xanthine permease family protein — protein sequence MKNRSPYDLDGVPVLKEAIPLGLQHILAMFVSNLAPILIVGGVIGIPSDKLTFLIQCTMFVSGVNTLIQAYRIGPIGARLPVVVGTSFAFVPVAISIGLKYGFEGVLGAALVGGLFEAFIGLFMRKVRKFFPPIVTGVVVLSIGLSLLPVGIKNLAGGFGAKDFGSLSNLLLGGIVLIVVIIFNQFAKGIWRTAAIAVGTAAGIIIAGFMGKIDFGAVSQASYFVVPRPFTYGLEFHLDAILAMMLMYVVSAVETVGDMSGVTMGGANREVTDKELSGGILADGFGGVIAASFSILPTTSFSQNTGIVAMTGVMSRFVVGTGAMFLIVGAFIPKIGALISVIPASVIGGSLVMLFAMIAISGINLITKEKLVGRNAVIVAVALGVGFGMGSVPEALTYLPESFKLIFGGSGIVVSAGIAVILNVILPKEIKQKETVRESKLNQA from the coding sequence ATGAAAAATAGATCACCATATGATTTAGATGGAGTACCAGTACTTAAGGAAGCTATACCATTAGGATTACAGCATATATTAGCTATGTTTGTGAGCAACCTGGCACCGATATTAATAGTTGGAGGAGTTATAGGAATTCCAAGTGATAAATTGACATTTTTAATCCAGTGTACTATGTTTGTATCGGGAGTAAATACATTGATTCAGGCATACAGAATAGGGCCTATTGGAGCCAGATTACCGGTTGTTGTGGGGACAAGTTTTGCATTTGTACCTGTAGCTATCTCAATCGGATTGAAATATGGATTTGAAGGTGTGTTAGGGGCAGCCCTGGTAGGGGGATTATTCGAAGCATTTATCGGATTATTCATGAGAAAAGTAAGAAAGTTTTTCCCGCCAATCGTAACAGGTGTGGTAGTTTTATCTATAGGGTTGTCACTATTACCGGTTGGGATAAAAAACTTAGCTGGTGGATTTGGAGCAAAAGATTTTGGATCACTGTCAAATTTGCTATTAGGCGGGATAGTACTTATAGTTGTTATTATCTTTAACCAGTTTGCAAAGGGTATTTGGAGAACAGCAGCAATAGCAGTTGGAACAGCAGCAGGAATAATAATAGCAGGATTTATGGGGAAGATCGATTTCGGAGCTGTAAGCCAGGCCAGTTACTTTGTAGTACCTAGACCATTTACATATGGACTGGAATTTCATCTGGATGCTATATTAGCAATGATGCTCATGTATGTAGTGTCAGCTGTGGAAACGGTAGGAGACATGTCAGGAGTAACAATGGGTGGAGCCAACAGGGAAGTAACAGACAAGGAGTTATCCGGAGGAATTTTAGCCGATGGTTTTGGAGGAGTTATAGCAGCTTCTTTCAGTATCTTACCTACTACTTCATTCAGTCAGAATACAGGAATAGTAGCCATGACAGGAGTTATGAGTAGATTTGTTGTAGGAACAGGGGCTATGTTCCTGATAGTGGGAGCATTTATTCCGAAAATAGGAGCGTTAATATCTGTAATACCTGCCAGTGTTATAGGTGGAAGTTTGGTTATGTTGTTTGCAATGATAGCTATCAGTGGGATAAACCTGATCACAAAAGAAAAATTAGTAGGCAGGAATGCAGTTATAGTAGCTGTGGCCTTGGGAGTAGGGTTTGGAATGGGAAGTGTTCCAGAAGCATTAACTTATTTGCCTGAATCATTTAAATTAATCTTTGGAGGATCTGGAATAGTTGTATCAGCGGGAATAGCAGTTATATTAAATGTGATCCTGCCTAAAGAGATAAAGCAGAAAGAAACTGTTAGAGAAAGTAAATTAAATCAAGCTTAA
- a CDS encoding AAA family ATPase: MNYFNKLINLDNIKENTLNIDGKSISYEIKNKEALSISTENFIHLEDIDCFLGNLIKFRWPVKLSSGELKLFRFMGRLSDLTNTIDLDGNWDNILLLIDELDTSFHPEWKRRVIKFLNNFFSKIYLKNNIQKTTNKKIQIIITSHSPFIASDLPKNNILCLKLGKTVEKNKINTFGANIFDLYKETFFVDSTFGEFATEKIKKAVSLLTPTIDKDKKNKLYHISEDDEKKIRYIIDSIGEKLIKNKLERMWEDYLNNEKEKNNDIIKRLMNQYDLSNKDLKKFLEGENQ; the protein is encoded by the coding sequence ATTAATTATTTTAATAAATTAATTAATTTAGATAATATAAAGGAAAATACATTAAATATAGACGGTAAAAGTATCTCTTATGAAATAAAAAATAAAGAGGCGTTAAGTATCTCAACTGAAAATTTTATTCACTTAGAAGATATAGATTGCTTTTTAGGAAATTTAATTAAATTTCGATGGCCTGTTAAATTAAGCTCTGGAGAATTAAAACTATTTAGATTTATGGGAAGGTTATCCGATTTAACAAATACTATAGATTTAGATGGAAATTGGGATAATATATTACTTTTAATAGACGAACTTGATACTAGTTTTCATCCTGAATGGAAGAGAAGAGTAATAAAATTTTTAAATAACTTTTTTTCAAAAATCTATTTAAAAAATAATATTCAGAAAACAACAAATAAAAAAATTCAAATAATAATTACTTCACACTCTCCATTTATAGCAAGTGATCTACCAAAAAATAATATTCTTTGTTTAAAATTAGGAAAAACAGTAGAAAAAAATAAAATAAATACTTTCGGAGCTAATATCTTTGATTTATATAAAGAAACATTTTTTGTAGACTCTACTTTTGGCGAATTTGCTACAGAAAAAATTAAAAAGGCAGTAAGTTTGTTGACACCTACTATTGATAAAGATAAGAAAAATAAGCTTTATCATATATCTGAAGACGATGAAAAAAAAATTAGATATATAATTGATTCAATAGGTGAAAAACTTATAAAAAATAAGTTAGAGAGGATGTGGGAAGATTATCTAAATAATGAAAAAGAAAAAAATAATGATATAATCAAAAGACTCATGAATCAGTATGACTTAAGTAATAAGGATTTAAAGAAATTTTTAGAGGGAGAAAACCAATGA
- a CDS encoding ATP-binding protein produces the protein MELLYLWVEKYKTIENQGFNFSPRYCFEFNEGNLTKEERDHLENFFEENIVNITGIFGGNGSGKSTLLEILSTIKNNREAEFNYKYFYIYKDNEKIKLIDSKGIVKEKSEEIQISDKRDFKVKIVHYSDDIDNYNSYFYTNYYNLQSGYLLNRREGVTNYPFVKYSFEDFKKQIDFLSNYRDLIRELPYDDYITSLESIKKINLEISEYNYEKEIHLEDTRIVEKKMEIYDKYIMTIGNLNNASDIKENFFWQRTIKNYWGLLIGAVTEDIYSNRFNEIEIENFKEGTNSLFEWLDNFLKKIKDQVIEYEKKMNNPDSIKFYSSTKSEDVINYFNKLIILIN, from the coding sequence TTGGAATTATTATATTTGTGGGTTGAAAAATATAAAACAATAGAAAATCAAGGATTTAATTTTAGTCCTAGGTATTGTTTTGAATTTAATGAAGGTAATTTAACTAAAGAGGAAAGAGATCACCTAGAAAATTTTTTCGAAGAGAATATTGTTAATATAACTGGTATTTTTGGTGGAAACGGTAGTGGGAAATCTACTCTTTTAGAAATTTTATCAACAATTAAAAATAATCGAGAAGCAGAGTTTAATTATAAATATTTTTACATTTATAAAGATAATGAAAAAATAAAACTTATAGACTCTAAAGGAATAGTAAAAGAGAAGAGCGAGGAAATTCAAATTTCAGATAAAAGAGATTTTAAAGTTAAAATAGTGCATTATTCCGATGATATAGATAATTATAATAGTTATTTTTACACAAATTATTATAACTTGCAATCTGGATATTTATTAAATAGAAGGGAAGGAGTAACTAATTATCCTTTTGTTAAATATTCATTTGAAGATTTTAAAAAACAAATTGACTTTTTAAGTAATTATAGAGATCTTATTCGTGAGTTACCATATGATGATTATATTACTTCTCTTGAGTCTATTAAAAAAATAAACTTAGAAATAAGTGAATATAATTATGAAAAAGAAATACATTTAGAGGATACAAGAATTGTAGAAAAAAAAATGGAAATATATGATAAATATATAATGACTATCGGGAATTTAAATAATGCAAGCGATATAAAAGAAAATTTTTTTTGGCAAAGAACAATAAAAAATTATTGGGGTTTACTAATTGGAGCAGTAACAGAAGATATATATAGTAACCGTTTTAATGAAATTGAAATTGAAAATTTTAAAGAGGGAACCAATTCTTTGTTTGAATGGCTAGATAACTTTTTAAAAAAAATTAAAGATCAAGTTATTGAATATGAAAAGAAAATGAATAATCCTGATTCGATTAAATTTTATTCGTCAACAAAATCAGAAGATGTAATTAATTATTTTAATAAATTAATTATTTTAATAAATTAA
- a CDS encoding KAP family P-loop NTPase fold protein codes for MSKYYDKLTVERKLFLGQLKQLIENEFEEQKITRDNRGGCSLPEMEREEALENNIRTISINASWGMGKSFFAKALKTKLETSGIKVFNFNAWKNDYHKEPLKSLIGELNEQMKFGSDVKEKADKLIKNVLKEGSKVLISTLLKHLKISNEDLDGLKEIFSEVSESSLDEYKKYKKVLEDFKIALEEKCIFTEETQGKKVIIIDELDRCVPNFSVELLEAVKHIFNVEGLIFIFLINKEQLGESVKNLYGDVNKGEGYFRKFFDLSLELPELNLEEYIDLEYQINLENGFSHYEDLNTLNRHIFFTSLDNLYLTFTAREINMMYRKYQIFLKSLANNEKNNITFSVLLGYYFIFKEKKADDFLKWLDENLKKNYSFDMDENPHFLFSTRLEINRKSFLSDMICTIQHVLSEIEYKDGINEEPKDGINEEPKDDMNEEPKDDMNEESKEIVYRYRVQYYDSNEKYYDPNFLTGEQIFYNGNEINYIHSGLYCDEQTFERKYFTFMLSLPLNYKFNTGKFGLMGYLDSKYNFITGN; via the coding sequence GTGTCAAAATACTATGATAAATTAACGGTAGAGAGAAAATTATTTTTGGGACAATTGAAACAATTAATTGAAAATGAATTTGAAGAGCAGAAGATAACTAGAGATAACAGAGGAGGCTGTTCATTACCAGAGATGGAGAGAGAAGAAGCTTTAGAAAATAATATAAGGACTATATCAATAAATGCGTCTTGGGGGATGGGGAAAAGTTTTTTTGCTAAAGCACTAAAAACAAAATTAGAAACATCAGGAATTAAAGTTTTTAATTTTAATGCTTGGAAAAATGATTATCACAAAGAACCTTTAAAATCTTTAATTGGTGAGTTAAACGAACAAATGAAATTTGGATCAGATGTAAAGGAAAAGGCTGATAAATTAATTAAAAATGTTTTAAAAGAAGGATCTAAAGTTTTAATAAGCACTCTATTAAAACACTTAAAAATATCAAATGAAGATCTAGACGGTCTGAAAGAAATCTTTAGCGAAGTAAGCGAAAGCTCACTAGATGAATATAAGAAATACAAGAAAGTTCTAGAAGATTTTAAAATAGCTCTGGAAGAAAAGTGTATTTTTACAGAAGAAACTCAAGGAAAAAAAGTGATAATAATAGATGAGTTGGATAGATGTGTTCCTAATTTTTCTGTAGAATTATTAGAGGCAGTTAAACATATTTTTAATGTAGAGGGATTAATTTTTATATTTTTAATAAATAAGGAACAATTGGGTGAGAGTGTTAAAAATTTATATGGGGATGTAAATAAAGGAGAAGGATATTTTAGAAAGTTTTTTGATTTATCTCTAGAATTACCAGAATTAAATTTAGAAGAGTATATAGATTTAGAATATCAAATAAACTTAGAAAATGGTTTTAGCCATTATGAAGACTTGAACACTTTGAATAGACATATTTTTTTTACTAGTTTAGATAATCTATACTTAACATTTACAGCGAGGGAAATAAATATGATGTATAGAAAATATCAAATATTTTTAAAATCTCTCGCAAATAATGAAAAAAACAATATCACATTTAGTGTCTTATTAGGATATTATTTCATCTTTAAAGAAAAGAAAGCAGATGATTTTTTAAAGTGGTTAGATGAAAATTTGAAAAAAAATTATAGCTTTGACATGGACGAAAACCCTCATTTTTTATTTTCTACACGTTTGGAAATTAATCGAAAATCATTTTTAAGTGATATGATATGCACAATACAACATGTATTGTCTGAAATAGAATATAAAGATGGTATAAATGAAGAACCTAAAGATGGTATAAATGAAGAACCTAAAGATGATATGAATGAAGAACCTAAAGATGATATGAATGAAGAATCTAAAGAAATAGTATATCGCTATAGAGTACAGTATTATGATTCTAATGAAAAGTATTATGATCCTAATTTTTTAACCGGAGAACAAATTTTTTATAATGGAAATGAAATAAATTATATTCATAGTGGATTATATTGTGATGAACAAACATTCGAAAGAAAATATTTTACCTTTATGCTTTCGTTACCACTAAATTATAAGTTCAACACAGGTAAATTTGGACTGATGGGTTACCTAGATAGTAAATATAATTTTATTACTGGAAATTAA
- a CDS encoding MATE family efflux transporter: protein MKTMKKRKMILEGDMYKVIILLSLPIMLNNLIQTMYNLTDTYFLSKLGSVEVASMTLAWPVVFLQLALGVGIGIAGTTLISQNIGAKKIDEARKIAGQLVSFAMGFSVLLSVSGIINTPYILKVMGAAGEIYSNAYIYLILIVGGAPLMYASFVYSSIKQGEGDTTSPMILSLISVTINIILDPIFIFYLDLGIKGAALATLLARGIMSFYIVYQLFIKDTPMRLRLKDLKPEFSYIKKLTKLGIPASIGQATIAMGFVVLNSFVHTYGQLTLAAFGIGNRITGLIVMPAMGIGGAVSAIVGQNIGNNDVKRVRECVFKSSVLGAVFSVAGTATLLIWGSSIVRFFSTNKDIIYLGNEYLKYISLSFIGLAVLPIITGALQGVGQTKKAMYLSMSRLWVFRLPALLVLPYFIGRTEKVIWYSIFSSNIIAMLVAVYFYKRSEFKSLVEDPEDEWVENKIDQGIKIEVEQNLKKIKTK, encoded by the coding sequence ATGAAAACAATGAAAAAAAGAAAGATGATATTGGAAGGGGATATGTATAAGGTGATAATCTTACTTTCCCTCCCTATAATGTTAAACAACCTTATACAGACCATGTATAATCTGACAGATACATACTTTTTGAGTAAGTTAGGATCGGTGGAAGTAGCATCTATGACTTTAGCCTGGCCCGTGGTGTTTTTACAACTGGCACTGGGAGTGGGAATAGGGATAGCAGGTACTACCCTGATCTCCCAGAATATAGGTGCAAAAAAAATAGATGAAGCCAGAAAAATAGCAGGACAGCTTGTGAGTTTTGCCATGGGTTTTTCTGTACTGTTAAGTGTAAGCGGGATAATAAACACACCCTATATATTGAAAGTTATGGGAGCCGCAGGGGAAATATACAGCAATGCTTATATCTATCTGATCCTTATAGTCGGTGGAGCTCCCCTTATGTATGCCAGTTTTGTCTATTCCTCCATAAAACAGGGGGAAGGGGATACTACCTCTCCTATGATTCTAAGTCTTATATCTGTGACCATCAATATAATTCTCGATCCAATCTTTATATTCTACCTGGACCTGGGAATTAAGGGAGCAGCTTTAGCTACCCTCCTTGCCAGAGGTATAATGTCATTTTATATAGTATATCAGTTATTTATAAAGGATACTCCCATGAGGTTGAGACTGAAAGACCTGAAACCGGAGTTTAGTTATATAAAAAAATTGACAAAATTGGGGATCCCGGCTTCCATCGGGCAGGCTACCATAGCCATGGGATTTGTGGTGCTCAATAGTTTTGTACACACCTACGGACAGTTGACCCTGGCTGCCTTTGGAATTGGAAACAGAATAACCGGACTCATAGTGATGCCCGCCATGGGAATCGGAGGAGCTGTATCAGCTATAGTTGGCCAGAATATAGGAAACAACGATGTAAAGAGGGTAAGGGAGTGCGTATTCAAGAGTTCGGTCTTAGGAGCTGTTTTTTCTGTGGCAGGTACCGCCACCCTTTTAATATGGGGGAGCAGTATAGTTAGATTTTTCTCCACCAACAAAGATATCATATATCTGGGGAATGAATACCTGAAATATATATCCTTAAGTTTTATAGGGCTGGCCGTCCTGCCTATAATTACAGGAGCATTACAGGGAGTGGGACAGACAAAAAAAGCCATGTATCTCAGCATGTCGAGACTATGGGTATTCAGGCTGCCTGCCCTGCTGGTACTGCCTTATTTTATAGGCAGAACAGAAAAAGTAATCTGGTACTCTATATTTTCCAGTAATATCATCGCCATGCTGGTGGCCGTCTACTTCTATAAAAGATCTGAATTTAAAAGTCTGGTAGAAGATCCAGAAGATGAATGGGTAGAAAATAAAATAGACCAGGGTATCAAGATTGAGGTGGAGCAGAATTTAAAAAAAATAAAAACTAAATAA
- a CDS encoding WYL domain-containing protein: MNDKKIRFTVPNFVNEITFRDIENFDLKINSFFNRLFTSSYTNVDKYPFKKSSDNKKIQFNLNKENKLIYENLLPKNKIQNESEYFRDLIRTYISQPHYKRERRIFYSEYESIQKSIQRKEEILITHMDNDYIVEPYFFKVTSEEKNNFLFCWIYEKKEYGVFNLSRISKVTPIRFRKNKRYLDLDYIEKVHKKFDPFLSYGNIVKVKLTDLGKAWFKRISHYKPTLVKIEGDIYYCESSDRKAILYFSRFYNEAEILEPLSLRKKIKALLEDTLSQYK; the protein is encoded by the coding sequence ATGAACGATAAAAAAATAAGGTTTACCGTCCCAAATTTTGTCAACGAGATAACATTCAGGGATATAGAGAACTTTGATCTGAAAATTAACAGTTTTTTCAACAGACTGTTTACCAGCTCCTACACCAATGTGGATAAATACCCGTTTAAGAAGAGTTCGGACAACAAAAAAATACAATTTAATTTAAACAAAGAAAACAAGCTGATCTATGAGAACTTACTGCCTAAAAACAAGATACAAAATGAATCGGAATATTTCAGGGATCTTATAAGAACATATATATCCCAGCCCCACTATAAGAGGGAGAGGAGGATTTTTTATTCTGAATATGAATCTATACAAAAATCCATCCAGAGGAAGGAGGAAATTTTAATAACTCATATGGACAATGATTATATTGTGGAACCCTATTTTTTTAAAGTTACATCGGAGGAAAAAAACAACTTTTTATTCTGCTGGATATATGAAAAAAAGGAATATGGTGTTTTTAATCTGTCCAGGATATCCAAGGTGACCCCAATAAGATTCAGGAAAAACAAGAGATATCTGGATCTGGACTATATAGAGAAGGTTCATAAAAAATTTGATCCCTTCCTTTCCTATGGGAATATTGTAAAGGTGAAATTAACAGATCTGGGGAAGGCATGGTTTAAAAGGATAAGCCATTATAAACCAACTTTAGTCAAGATAGAGGGCGATATCTATTACTGTGAATCCAGCGACAGAAAAGCCATCCTGTATTTTTCCAGATTTTACAATGAAGCCGAAATCCTGGAGCCCCTGTCTCTCCGGAAAAAGATAAAGGCCCTTTTGGAAGATACCCTGTCCCAATATAAATAA
- the lepA gene encoding translation elongation factor 4 yields the protein MSQELKRNFSIIAHIDHGKSTLADRLIQSTGTVADRDMQNQLLDSMDLEKEKGITIKANTVTINYKANDGKTYQLNLIDTPGHVDFIYEVSRSLAACEGALLVVDAAQGVEAQTLANVYLALEQDLEVVPVINKIDLPAADVEKVRNEIEDVIGIPADEAVLTSAKSGIGIEDLLEAIVKFIPAPANSEDGPLKALIFDSHFDDYRGVITYVRVVDGTIKKGDKIKIFSTNHQFDVLECGIFSPGMNPTNILTAGSVGYVITGTKSIHDSQVGDTVTSVKNPCERPLEGYRKAQSMVFAGLYPISTDDYEDLREAIEKLQLNDASLTFEPETSLALGFGFRCGFLGLLHMEIIVERLRREYDIDLISTSPSVEYRIHKENEPMYTIDNPEDFPGGGQGKVIVEEPYIKGNIIVPKDYVGGVMELCQLKRGVYVSMNYIDDTRAMITYEMPLAEIVLDFYDKLKSRTKGYASFEYEMIGYRPGNLVKVNILVSGEPVDAFSFIAHTDHAQARGRIIVEKLKEIIPRQQFEIPIQAALGAKIIARETIRAFRKNVTAKCYGGDISRKKKLLEKQKAGKKRMKQIGNVEIPQEAFISVLKLSD from the coding sequence GTGTCACAAGAATTAAAAAGAAACTTTTCAATAATCGCACATATAGACCATGGAAAATCTACCTTAGCTGACAGGCTTATCCAGTCAACAGGAACTGTTGCCGACAGGGATATGCAAAACCAGCTATTAGACAGTATGGACTTGGAAAAAGAGAAGGGAATAACAATAAAGGCTAATACCGTTACAATTAACTATAAAGCTAACGATGGTAAGACATACCAATTAAATTTGATCGATACACCAGGACATGTAGACTTTATCTATGAGGTGTCCAGATCTCTGGCTGCCTGTGAGGGTGCACTATTAGTAGTAGATGCAGCCCAGGGTGTAGAAGCACAGACTTTAGCCAATGTATACTTAGCATTAGAGCAGGACCTAGAAGTAGTCCCTGTAATCAATAAGATCGACCTGCCTGCTGCTGATGTAGAAAAGGTGAGAAATGAAATAGAAGATGTTATAGGTATTCCTGCTGATGAAGCAGTCCTTACTTCTGCTAAATCAGGTATAGGAATAGAAGACCTGTTGGAAGCTATTGTTAAATTCATCCCTGCTCCTGCAAACAGCGAAGACGGGCCTTTAAAGGCTCTTATATTCGATTCGCATTTTGACGACTATAGAGGAGTTATTACCTATGTCAGAGTTGTAGACGGAACTATTAAAAAAGGAGATAAGATAAAAATATTCTCTACCAATCATCAGTTTGATGTTCTTGAATGCGGAATATTCTCCCCTGGAATGAACCCTACAAATATATTGACTGCAGGATCGGTAGGATATGTTATTACCGGTACAAAGTCTATCCATGATTCACAGGTAGGAGATACTGTTACCAGTGTCAAAAATCCATGTGAACGACCTTTAGAAGGTTATAGAAAAGCCCAGTCAATGGTATTTGCCGGATTATATCCGATATCTACCGATGATTATGAAGATCTGAGAGAAGCCATTGAAAAATTACAATTAAATGACGCTTCCCTTACTTTTGAACCTGAAACATCACTGGCATTGGGATTTGGATTTAGATGCGGGTTCTTGGGCCTTTTACACATGGAGATCATCGTAGAGAGACTTAGAAGGGAATATGATATCGACCTTATATCTACTTCACCATCGGTTGAATATAGGATCCATAAAGAAAATGAACCTATGTATACTATAGACAATCCAGAGGACTTTCCTGGGGGCGGACAGGGAAAAGTAATCGTAGAAGAACCGTATATCAAGGGAAATATAATAGTTCCAAAGGACTATGTCGGCGGAGTTATGGAATTATGCCAGTTAAAAAGAGGAGTATATGTCAGTATGAACTATATCGATGATACCCGTGCTATGATCACATATGAGATGCCCCTTGCAGAGATAGTATTAGATTTTTATGATAAATTAAAATCTAGAACCAAGGGATACGCTTCATTTGAATATGAGATGATTGGATACAGACCTGGAAATCTGGTAAAAGTCAATATTTTGGTATCCGGTGAACCTGTAGACGCATTCTCATTTATTGCACATACAGACCATGCCCAGGCTAGAGGTAGAATAATCGTAGAAAAATTAAAAGAAATCATCCCGAGACAGCAATTTGAAATCCCTATTCAGGCTGCACTGGGGGCAAAAATAATAGCAAGAGAAACTATCAGAGCATTCAGAAAGAATGTTACGGCTAAATGTTATGGTGGAGATATATCCAGAAAGAAAAAACTATTGGAGAAACAAAAAGCCGGTAAGAAAAGAATGAAACAGATCGGTAATGTAGAGATACCTCAAGAAGCATTTATCTCAGTTTTAAAATTAAGTGACTAA